In one Lolium rigidum isolate FL_2022 chromosome 3, APGP_CSIRO_Lrig_0.1, whole genome shotgun sequence genomic region, the following are encoded:
- the LOC124703761 gene encoding uncharacterized protein LOC124703761 produces the protein MDRCELDEVNPGILIGNALYWSSKSVIPNRNVLHLDYLADDVVEFDLDRQSLAVIKGPPCLNGSLRHQIIRAEDDALGLAIFSHGRFEVWQRRVSCHGGTTWLLQNTFEVHTLLGLPPQIEGSMRTMEILGYDEDNRAIIVFVDGNVYMVQPMSMQFRKLYESAYPIKCHPFACFYAPDVAIPGGCNGVEILQDA, from the exons ATGGATCGATGTGAGCTTGATGAGGTTAATCCTGGAATCCTTATTGGTAACGCTCTTTACTGGTCCTCTAAGAGTGTGATTCCGAACAGAAATGTTTTGCATTTGGATTATTTGGCAGACGACGTAGTTGAGTTTGATTTGGATAGGCAGAGCCTAGCTGTGATCAAGGGGCCTCCATGTCTTAATGGCTCCCTAAGACATCAGATAATCAGGGCAGAGGATGATGCTCTCGGTCTCGCTATATTTTCCCACGGTAGATTCGAGGTGTGGCAGAGGAGGGTCAGCTGTCATGGTGGTactacatggttgctgcagaacaCCTTTGAAGTGCATACCCTTCTTGGGCTCCCTCCTCAGATTGAGGGATCGATGAGAACGATGGAAATACTGGGGTATGATGAGGATAACCGTGCAATCATTGTATTTGTAGATGGCAATGTCTACATGGTTCAACCTATGTCCATGCAGTTCAGAAAACTTTATGAAAGCGCTTATCCTATCAAGTGTCATCCTTTTGCATGTTTCTATGCACCAG ACGTGGCTATTCCTGGTGGATGCAATGGAGTTGAAATATTGCAAGATGCATAG